In Mycoplasma sp. Mirounga ES2805-ORL, a single window of DNA contains:
- a CDS encoding transglutaminase domain-containing protein gives MKAKKFLLTSSILFLNIPLAISCTNNVKEKDNNINKNTKQINKEILENQISILKNVSESKNDWDSFKAIESEYQELLNRSNIFLSSESSTQEQIDNLVQQVTLLINKISNLEPNKHDEGSAVEPKQINKEILENQIGILKNVSESKNDWDSFKAIESEYQELLNRSNSFLSSESSTQEQIDNLVQQVTLLINKISNLEPNKHDDIQDNNESSIVSKLFDFQNNSSEVFNLMPRINFNDSFQKYHFSKQKYVLDLNSKANIKLLDNDDNEVTDDVEYYILTSAPFKTLFSKTKSQEELEPLIYNDEKYERRSFVKINNDGSLTPRFLGGGWLVSIYKKQYVNIADIEVMTNYNGLKEKYKEKVKSIYWATKDMSNAMKIGYVYKYLIDTITYDMDYSGKGKNLKYALLEHKAVCEGYAWLFNYLMKKLGINSTYKVGKMLDRPTVAHAWNRVFLEDGWYYIDSTWGDSNRGIDWDYFLASQDYIGSSRELNEFGKPFELGKKYLLKSNKDDLVNKVSNLVINTNPVTIPPEYQAPQASFIGTSMNEGLLINARGCEYNLGDNNWIKCDSDSVKIKPIDYTSDLNETSSHVFVRKMVGDNQYTIPQEIEIDSYVKISINWIKNENGLLKNVKGLEYKLESETDWIQNTSRTLKLKKGRYQFRIPGGKNIFASGYTTVEV, from the coding sequence ATGAAGGCTAAAAAATTTTTATTAACATCTAGTATTCTATTTTTAAATATACCATTAGCAATTTCTTGTACAAATAATGTTAAAGAAAAAGATAATAACATAAATAAAAATACAAAACAAATCAACAAAGAAATACTTGAAAATCAAATCAGTATTTTAAAAAATGTATCGGAATCTAAAAATGATTGAGATTCATTTAAAGCTATTGAATCAGAATACCAAGAATTATTAAATAGATCAAACATTTTTCTATCAAGTGAATCATCAACTCAAGAACAAATAGACAACCTGGTTCAACAAGTAACTTTATTAATTAATAAAATAAGCAACTTAGAACCGAACAAGCATGATGAGGGAAGTGCGGTTGAACCTAAACAAATCAACAAAGAAATACTTGAAAATCAAATCGGTATTTTAAAAAATGTATCGGAATCTAAAAATGATTGAGATTCATTTAAAGCTATTGAATCAGAATACCAAGAATTATTAAATAGATCAAACAGTTTTCTATCAAGTGAATCATCAACTCAAGAACAAATAGACAACCTGGTTCAACAAGTAACTTTATTAATTAATAAAATAAGTAACTTAGAACCAAACAAGCATGACGATATTCAAGATAATAATGAATCTAGCATTGTTTCAAAATTGTTTGATTTTCAAAATAATTCATCTGAAGTGTTTAACTTAATGCCAAGAATCAATTTTAATGATTCATTTCAAAAATATCATTTTTCAAAGCAAAAATACGTATTAGATTTAAACTCTAAGGCAAATATTAAACTTCTAGATAATGATGATAATGAAGTTACTGATGACGTTGAATATTATATTTTAACTAGTGCTCCATTTAAAACCTTATTTAGTAAAACTAAGTCACAAGAAGAGTTAGAACCACTCATTTATAATGACGAAAAATATGAAAGAAGAAGTTTTGTAAAGATTAATAATGATGGCTCACTAACACCTAGATTTCTTGGCGGCGGTTGATTAGTTTCAATTTATAAAAAACAATATGTTAATATTGCTGATATTGAAGTTATGACCAATTACAATGGCTTAAAAGAAAAATATAAAGAAAAGGTTAAAAGTATTTATTGAGCAACCAAAGATATGAGTAATGCTATGAAAATAGGTTATGTCTATAAATATTTAATAGACACAATAACATATGATATGGATTATTCTGGTAAAGGAAAAAATTTAAAATATGCTTTATTAGAACATAAAGCGGTTTGTGAAGGTTACGCTTGACTATTTAATTACTTAATGAAAAAATTAGGAATTAATTCTACATATAAAGTAGGTAAGATGTTAGATAGACCAACAGTAGCTCATGCATGAAATAGAGTCTTTTTAGAAGATGGCTGATATTATATTGATTCAACTTGAGGAGATTCTAATAGAGGCATAGATTGAGATTATTTTTTAGCTAGTCAAGATTATATAGGCAGTTCAAGAGAGTTAAATGAATTTGGAAAACCATTTGAATTAGGCAAAAAATACTTATTAAAAAGTAATAAGGACGATTTAGTAAATAAAGTATCTAATTTAGTTATTAATACAAATCCAGTTACTATACCTCCTGAATATCAAGCACCTCAAGCCAGTTTTATAGGAACCAGTATGAATGAAGGATTATTAATAAATGCCAGAGGCTGTGAATATAATTTAGGTGACAACAATTGAATTAAATGTGACAGTGATTCAGTAAAAATCAAACCAATCGATTATACTAGTGATTTAAATGAAACTTCATCGCATGTTTTCGTGAGAAAAATGGTAGGAGATAATCAATACACAATACCTCAAGAAATTGAAATTGATAGTTATGTAAAAATTTCAATTAATTGAATTAAAAATGAAAATGGTCTTCTTAAAAATGTAAAGGGCTTAGAATATAAGTTAGAAAGTGAAACTGATTGAATTCAAAATACAAGTCGAACATTAAAATTGAAAAAAGGAAGATATCAATTTAGAATACCCGGCGGTAAAAACATTTTTGCATCTGGCTATACCACAGTAGAAGTATAG
- the cmk gene encoding (d)CMP kinase: MSEKTKINIAIDGPSGAGKSSVSQKIAKKLGYISINTGSIYRVIAMNAINNKANLNNEKEVIDLLKNVVIEPEKNDVIYFDGVNVSTLIRTKEISQGASAVAKHKLVREYVVNICQNLAKNKKGYVMDGRDTTFKILPFAEVKIFLTASPEARAKRRQQQNEELGEKDTYDKVLKDIKDRDFQDMNRKVDPLHKTEDAIEIDCTNLTIDDVVNKIIALAKKVINE; encoded by the coding sequence ATGAGTGAAAAAACAAAAATAAATATTGCAATTGATGGACCAAGTGGTGCGGGTAAGTCATCAGTTTCGCAAAAAATAGCTAAAAAATTAGGATATATTTCGATTAATACGGGAAGTATTTATAGAGTAATAGCAATGAATGCTATCAATAATAAAGCTAATTTAAATAACGAAAAAGAAGTTATTGATTTATTAAAAAATGTAGTTATCGAACCAGAAAAAAATGATGTTATATATTTCGATGGAGTTAATGTATCAACCTTAATAAGGACAAAAGAGATTTCTCAAGGCGCTTCAGCAGTCGCAAAGCATAAACTTGTAAGAGAATATGTTGTTAATATATGTCAAAATTTAGCGAAAAATAAAAAAGGTTATGTTATGGATGGGCGTGATACAACCTTCAAAATTCTTCCATTTGCTGAAGTTAAAATATTTTTAACAGCTTCTCCTGAGGCAAGAGCAAAAAGAAGACAACAACAAAATGAAGAATTAGGGGAAAAAGATACATACGATAAAGTTTTAAAAGATATTAAAGATCGCGATTTTCAAGATATGAATAGAAAAGTTGATCCCCTTCACAAAACCGAAGATGCCATTGAAATTGATTGCACAAATTTAACTATTGACGATGTTGTTAATAAAATTATAGCATTGGCAAAAAAGGTGATAAATGAGTAA
- a CDS encoding HU family DNA-binding protein produces the protein MTKKEFVIELAEKMNVPVRVVNEFLDSFVFLLKEKLIAEEKVQLSQLGTFETKVRQGRETVNPFTMEPISVPEKRVIKFTASKYLRDLVNF, from the coding sequence ATGACAAAAAAAGAATTTGTTATTGAATTAGCAGAAAAAATGAATGTTCCTGTTAGAGTTGTTAACGAATTTTTAGATTCATTTGTTTTCTTATTAAAAGAAAAATTAATAGCAGAAGAAAAAGTTCAATTATCACAATTAGGTACATTTGAAACTAAGGTTAGACAGGGAAGAGAAACTGTGAATCCATTCACAATGGAACCTATATCAGTTCCTGAGAAACGTGTTATTAAATTCACAGCATCTAAATATCTTAGAGATCTTGTTAATTTCTAG
- a CDS encoding YneF family protein, translating to MSLGAWIGICIAVGIVCILAGGFIGFIWARKSFEKQIKENPPITEKMIRAMFLQMGRKASESQIKAVMRSMQGEK from the coding sequence ATGTCACTGGGTGCTTGAATTGGTATATGTATTGCGGTTGGTATAGTTTGTATACTTGCAGGAGGTTTTATTGGATTTATATGAGCTCGTAAATCATTTGAAAAACAAATTAAAGAAAACCCTCCTATTACTGAAAAAATGATTCGTGCAATGTTTCTACAAATGGGAAGAAAAGCTAGCGAATCACAAATAAAAGCAGTTATGCGTTCTATGCAAGGCGAAAAATAA
- the topA gene encoding type I DNA topoisomerase: MYKLVIVESPNKVETIKKYLGEGYEVAASVGHITKLATSGDMGLGIDFENWEPNYILDPKKRDVVKKLKDLVKNADEVLIATDPDREGEAIGEHLVKKLKIEKKYKRIKYNEITKDAILKAVAKPGLLDQALIDAQKARRMLDRIIGFRLSKLMKQKLSNSPTNPSAGRVQSIALKLIVDREKEIEAFVPVGYNKLEAVINNNISANIYFENHEGGEKDWIYLNELDNVKEQLTLEPTNILKVIDINQVTRRMKSMTPLKQSVLYKKSPFTSRATQSAAQHLYEGYGEGGLISYPRTDSTRLSQTFINNAKKYVENKFGKEYVLEEIKGIAGDQDAHEAIRPTDISLTPDMAKAQFDLNNYDYQIYKLIYEHTLQCLISPPIRTSKSYTLVKNELVFKFNASKIDFDGYYVIKDDKEEKVDPNWQEGQEINVVEYLITDHETKPPARYTEGSLIEALDLIKVGRPSTFASTVKIVLDREYAENIDKTLKPTEFGRLVLEKLLNGFPDIINEGYTAEVEEELDLIAENKTSVQPVMSSFYSKFTKSYDDATVTLQRTIIEPEVIDEKCPEDNGDLVVKKNRFGTKFIGCSNFPNCRFTRSIPGQKKSFKKFWSKKTE; the protein is encoded by the coding sequence ATGTACAAATTAGTTATCGTTGAGTCTCCAAACAAAGTTGAGACAATTAAAAAATACCTTGGTGAGGGATATGAAGTGGCTGCTTCAGTGGGTCATATCACTAAATTAGCAACCTCAGGAGATATGGGATTAGGAATTGATTTTGAAAATTGAGAACCAAACTATATACTTGATCCTAAAAAAAGAGATGTTGTTAAAAAATTAAAAGATTTAGTTAAAAATGCTGATGAAGTTCTTATTGCAACTGACCCTGACCGTGAAGGTGAAGCAATTGGCGAACACTTAGTTAAAAAGCTTAAAATTGAAAAAAAATACAAAAGAATAAAATATAATGAAATTACTAAAGATGCTATTTTAAAGGCTGTTGCAAAACCTGGTCTACTTGATCAGGCACTAATAGATGCTCAAAAGGCTCGTCGTATGTTAGATCGTATTATTGGATTTAGACTATCTAAACTTATGAAACAAAAACTTTCAAACTCTCCAACTAACCCTAGTGCAGGCAGAGTTCAATCTATTGCATTAAAATTAATAGTAGATAGAGAAAAAGAAATTGAAGCCTTTGTCCCAGTTGGCTACAATAAACTTGAAGCTGTCATTAATAATAATATCTCTGCCAACATTTATTTTGAAAATCATGAAGGCGGAGAAAAAGACTGAATATATTTAAATGAACTAGACAATGTTAAAGAACAATTAACTCTCGAACCAACTAATATTCTAAAAGTAATTGATATCAATCAAGTTACAAGAAGAATGAAAAGTATGACTCCGTTAAAACAATCTGTTTTATATAAAAAGTCTCCTTTTACATCAAGAGCTACACAATCAGCAGCACAACATTTATATGAAGGTTATGGCGAAGGTGGTCTTATTAGTTATCCACGTACAGATAGTACAAGACTTAGCCAAACGTTTATTAATAACGCTAAGAAATATGTTGAAAACAAATTTGGTAAAGAATATGTACTTGAAGAAATAAAAGGAATCGCGGGAGACCAAGACGCCCATGAAGCAATTAGACCAACAGATATTTCTTTGACACCAGATATGGCAAAGGCACAATTCGATCTTAATAACTATGACTATCAAATATATAAACTAATTTATGAACACACACTTCAGTGTCTAATAAGTCCACCAATTAGAACAAGTAAATCATATACACTTGTAAAGAATGAACTTGTATTCAAATTTAATGCAAGCAAGATAGATTTCGATGGATATTATGTTATAAAAGATGACAAAGAAGAAAAAGTTGATCCTAATTGACAAGAAGGCCAGGAAATTAATGTTGTTGAATATTTAATTACTGATCATGAAACAAAACCTCCAGCAAGGTATACTGAAGGATCGTTAATTGAAGCATTGGACTTAATTAAAGTTGGTAGGCCATCAACTTTCGCTTCAACTGTTAAAATTGTACTTGACAGAGAATATGCCGAAAATATTGATAAAACATTAAAACCAACTGAATTTGGACGTTTGGTACTAGAAAAACTCTTAAATGGATTCCCAGATATAATTAATGAAGGATATACAGCAGAAGTTGAAGAAGAGTTAGATTTAATTGCTGAAAATAAAACAAGTGTTCAGCCGGTTATGTCGAGTTTCTATTCAAAATTTACAAAATCATATGATGATGCAACAGTTACTCTTCAAAGAACAATAATCGAACCTGAGGTTATTGATGAAAAATGTCCTGAAGATAATGGAGATTTAGTAGTTAAGAAAAATAGATTCGGAACTAAATTTATTGGTTGCTCAAATTTCCCTAATTGTAGATTTACAAGAAGCATACCTGGTCAAAAGAAATCATTTAAGAAATTTTGAAGTAAAAAAACAGAATAA
- the der gene encoding ribosome biogenesis GTPase Der produces the protein MSNNVIAIIGKPNVGKSTLFNRLIGKKKSIIFDRPGVTRDRLYETFTWNGKEIKVIDTGGIQIENQEFQEQIRTQADVAIQEANVIIFMVDGQSDITNDDQMIMSKLRKAGKPIIVVANKLDNISMFNYSWYSLGVDKVFRISAQHGNGVGDVLDECLKNLNLEEGSESKQFKLSIIGRPNSGKSSLLNLLSNEERSIVSDIAGTTRDSVQTTVDLNGEKFEIIDTAGITRKSKIEDQVDRYALMRAISSLDESNLTIIMIDASQELSNFDARIIGYALENNKPIIIAVNKWDLIKKDTMTMVNFENLMRERFHFVPWVPICFISVKLNQRIDKLKETIIKVKQNLEREVKPSVLSNFIRETQMIQPAAPYNGGRLNIYLVKKTNDPIPTFVFFVNNKKFVHFSYQRFLEKQIRQVLDYSGCPINLIFKNKNGLD, from the coding sequence ATGAGTAATAATGTTATAGCAATAATAGGTAAACCTAATGTTGGTAAGAGTACCTTATTTAATAGACTTATAGGTAAGAAAAAATCTATAATCTTTGATAGGCCGGGCGTCACTAGAGATAGACTATATGAAACTTTTACTTGAAATGGCAAAGAAATAAAAGTAATAGATACCGGTGGTATTCAAATTGAAAATCAAGAATTTCAAGAGCAAATTAGAACTCAAGCAGATGTTGCAATTCAAGAGGCTAATGTAATAATTTTTATGGTGGATGGTCAATCAGACATTACAAATGATGATCAAATGATAATGTCTAAATTAAGAAAGGCTGGTAAACCAATAATTGTCGTTGCAAATAAATTAGATAATATTTCAATGTTTAATTATTCATGGTATTCATTAGGCGTTGATAAAGTTTTTAGAATTAGTGCACAACACGGTAATGGAGTTGGCGATGTTTTGGATGAATGTTTAAAAAATCTCAATTTAGAGGAAGGGTCTGAATCAAAACAATTTAAATTGAGTATTATAGGTAGACCTAATAGCGGAAAAAGTTCGTTGTTAAATTTATTATCTAATGAGGAACGTTCTATTGTTAGTGATATTGCGGGTACGACAAGAGACAGTGTTCAAACAACTGTAGATCTTAATGGTGAAAAATTTGAAATTATTGATACTGCCGGAATTACAAGAAAAAGTAAAATTGAAGATCAAGTAGATCGCTATGCTCTAATGAGAGCAATAAGTTCATTAGATGAATCTAATTTAACAATTATAATGATTGATGCAAGTCAAGAATTAAGTAATTTTGATGCAAGAATTATTGGTTACGCTTTAGAAAATAACAAGCCAATTATTATCGCTGTTAATAAATGAGATTTAATAAAAAAAGATACCATGACAATGGTCAATTTTGAAAATTTAATGCGAGAAAGATTTCATTTTGTCCCATGAGTTCCAATATGTTTTATTTCTGTAAAGTTAAATCAAAGAATTGATAAGTTAAAAGAAACTATAATAAAGGTTAAGCAAAATCTTGAACGTGAAGTTAAACCTTCTGTGTTATCAAATTTCATACGCGAAACGCAAATGATTCAACCCGCGGCACCATACAATGGTGGTAGATTGAATATATATTTAGTTAAAAAAACAAATGATCCAATTCCTACATTTGTATTCTTTGTAAATAATAAAAAATTTGTTCATTTTAGTTACCAAAGATTTTTAGAAAAACAAATAAGACAAGTACTTGATTATTCAGGTTGCCCAATTAATTTAATTTTTAAAAACAAAAATGGTTTAGATTAA